One Vespa crabro chromosome 13, iyVesCrab1.2, whole genome shotgun sequence genomic window, tcttctgcgtcaattatcttctctttctctctctctctctctctctctctctctctctctctctctctttatactaATCCCGAAACAAATTGAGGTTGGCCATCACGGTCCAGCGTAAGTTGTGGCATTACATTTGGCGATGGTTGAAACGTTGAACCTTGAAATCCCATTGCCGATTCATATAactgaagaaaaaattataaatgtacaAATGTTAATATccgagataaaaaatttttataataataataatgatttaatattaaaaattttctaataatttcaatgacgcgtataaatgatatatttatattaatttacaaacaTTATGATTTCCAGGAAGAGTTGTATAATCTGGTGTTGTCGAACGATGCCTATTCGCAGGTAATGGATGTTGTATAGTAGCATAAGTATTGTCCTGAGATGTATCACCCATACCAAGGCTAACGCTACTACCACGTCTTTCCAAACCAAGACCACCCTCAGGTTCGCTAAATACTTGCATTGTTAGTTCTTGTTCTTCGTACAATTTTAGTTTTctgtaaatgataaaatttcagtatttatttatttcttttttttttttttttttggtatatCATAGCAAAGACATCATAATTGCTTATAATTGCATTCTTACTGTTCTATCCATAATGGATTTTCCGTTGTATTCAATTCAtcgattatttgtttctttatcaagccatctttttttcgtatatcATTTGGCACAGTAATAACCCTGGAACGaggtgaaattattattattattgttattattattattattattattattattattattattattattattattattattattgatattaattagtattaatataaattttaatgggATACAATTTTGACAATAGAAAGTTTTTGTAATGTTGTGACCTACCAATGTCGTAAACAGCAACAAACTACTGTAACTGTAACAGCACCTACTATTAAAACGACTAATAAAGCTATTAAAGCAGCTAATGCAGGATCAAAAGGTTCCTCTTGGACTCCGGCATAAGCTGgctgaaatgaaaaatattaaaagtaatgttttttttttatttttatttaaataataaaattgtcagaataaaatatatttaccacTACATTTTCTATGGCGAAGCCAgcataataatcttttaagaAATCGTATTTGGCATCAATGACTTTAAGAACGTGCGGAACTGGTGCTATAGTTTGACTTTTTAATTCTACGACGTGCAAATACATATCGCacctaaataaaatattattattattacatttattgacAAGATAATTGATGTTAtgttaatcatttattaattatcttttaccATTCTCTACGGATATGTCCAGAAGCATCTACATGATATCTAATATCATCCACGACTACTCTACTTTGAGTAGCATTTGATAATTCAGATACAATCTCATCTCGTTGTCTATTGACTTCTTCTGGTGGTCGTGATAAAATCACCCTTATCAATTGCGATGGTTCGAATACCCATaccttaataatataaatataattaataaaaattaatgatacattcgtaagaattattttatattatcttacgTGAACTCTAGTCATTGCATATCTCTCTGGTATAGCTGTCTCTTTGGCTATAACTTCGACGATAAATCTATCTTGATTATATTCAGCCATATATCCACTGGTGATAAGTTTGCCATCTTGTGTCACATTGAATGGACTTGGTATTATCGAACCGCTAGGCTTGTCTGatccatatttatataaatttgcacctgctatataataatgaagggTACCATTGTCACCAACATCCAAATCTGAAGCTACCACTTTGGTAACAAAATCATTAACATTTGCCATTGAATTAATTCCGGCGTAATAATCGTTTCTCTCGAAAATAGGAggattatcattttcatcgagGATTGATATCGTTACGTTAACATGACCATGATCTGAACTGAGTGATAAGGGACGACCTGCCTCCGTTGGATTGATATATAGATCAGGATTGTTGGATGCGAGAATAGAGAGAACATACTTGTCTCTTGTCTCACGATCGAAAGATTTATTTGCATATATACTACCATCCGATTTGTCCATATAAAATGCATAACCTTCGTTacctaaaaaaatattttattaacgatatgatCCATTGAGACATGATCTTAGAAATCATACGATAATTACAAACCTGCTTCTATGTAATAGTAAACTTTGGCATGTCTaccttcatcttcatcttgtGCAGTTACTTTACCTACAAAATAATCTTTAGGACGATTTTCTGATATctgaaaattatattcgtcGTAAAATTGTGGAACATTATCATTCGTATCGACCAATTGAACCGTTAAAAGACGTAAAGCTTCGTATGCTGTAGGAGTACCATGATCAATTGCCACTAGGACAAGCTAAAATCAAAAttgatgtatacatatatatatatatatatttttttttttttaatttatacataggaataaaaaatataacttacTTCAAATTTACTTTTGATCTCACGATCGAGTATGATCTTCGATCGAAGTTCACCGGTTTCTTGATCGATCGAAAACTCTTCAGTTTcttgaacatttttatttccaacTTTTAAATGATAACTAATTCGTCCATTTTCACCGGGATCTCGATCGATAGCTTTTAcagttaatattaaataattaggtACGCCGGCGTtctaaaaaattcaattgttaatataaaatttattaattatatttttgattttgtaattaataaaataattactatagtaaatattcattatatatatatatatattgtttacaaATACCTCGGGTACTTCAACCGTTGCATTTGTTAATTCGGGCATAACGAATTGTGGCTTGTGCGTGTTAACTGGTGTCACTCTAATATCAACGTAACACCTATCAAAATGTGGTCCATTACCAGCACCATCTCTTGCTTCAACTTCGATTCTATAAGAACCAGCTCGTCCAAGTAATGCTGCAGCGGGATATAAAATACCAGTTTCTCGattcaatgaaaaagaatcattttcatttccatGTATGATGGTATACCAAACTTCTCCATTAATACCTTCGTCATGATCAACAGCTCtcaccttaataataataaatattacaaatgataatttcgttcaatgatatatcaaataaatttaaataaaaattttaaataaaaattttaattaaaacaaaccTGTAAAATAGGTGCTGGTGGATTAACAGACAAATTTTCAGCGACTGATGCTCTATAACTGTGTTGTGAAAATATTGGTCGATTGTCGTTTACATCGATCAACTTGACAACGACTGGTACCGATGTACTACGTCGTGAATTAACATGAGCGTTGTCATTAgccattaccgttattataatttctggTGTAATTTCTCTGTCAAGAACCGCAGCACTACCAACGGTAATTTCACCAGTTTCATGTCCTATCATAAAAGTAGAATAATTCATTGAACATATATCATCTTTGATtagatatattctatatatcatACGTACCAATGTTAAAATCAGCGGCATGATCACCTATAAGACTGTACATGATTTCACCAAACGAACCCTCATCTCCATCTGTAGcttttacaacaataacatggGATCCTGGTGGTGAATTTTCTTTGATCGATGCGTTGTAAccttctttttcaaatttcggATCTTGATCGTTAACATTGATCACTGTAACGATTACTTTAGCCGTTGTAGATAACTGTGGTACTCCAGAATCATAAGCTACGACCGTAAACTCCAATTGCTTTGTTTCTTCATAATCGATAACTTGACTGGTTCTAACAATtcctaaaataataaatgaataattaatatgagaAATGAActttacaattctttttttttccttttctttttctttagttttttttttttttttttttttttttacaagtatACCAACCAGTTATATTgtctatattaaaataaggACTAGGTGGTTCAATAGCATATCCTGCAATGTTACTATCAACATCTGTTGCAGTAAATGCACCAACAACTGCACCGGTTGGCTGTTCTTCCTGCATTTCGATTAAATATCTCGGATTATTTCGAGTCCAAGGTTTTAAAAATTCTGGCGCCACATGATTTACGTCTATGATAGTGATTATCAAGGTacctatacgtatataaaacatataatataaaaaccgggctaacaatgaaataattacaataataatcataacaataataataataacaataataataataataataatctaccTCTCCCTTGTTGCAAAGTAGGAGCTGTAGTATCACTAACGACGATAGTAACGCTAACAGTTGCTGCGACATCTCGATCTAATGGTCTAACAACAGAGACTTGTCCTGTTGTTCTATCAACGGCAAAAAAGTCCTAAgggaatatataaatataataatgttgttaacaatttttgtcacaataatttattctttataaaaaaagttaacATTTTTGAATCAACGTACTTTAAAtgctttactatcgttaactTGTTGGCCATTCCTATCGATTGCCGTAATTGGTTCAGATATGGCAAAGTTCAAAGCTTCAGAATTTCCACTGTCAGGATCGGTTGCTTTTAATGTTGTAAAAACAGTACCAATAGGAGTATCCTCAGTTACCTCAGCACGTTGAGTTTCAGGTGTAAAATATGGTGGCTTGTCATTACTATTCTCAACTTTGATCATCAGTGTTGTTGTACCCGTTAAGCTTGGAGTTCCTGTAATGATCATGAACGACgacaatgtttaaaaatatataacatttctatatgtaaattaattggAAATCAATAAAGAATAATCACCTTTATCAAAGGCTATTACTTCCACGTGATAGGTATCCTTATCATCAAAGTCTAATTTCCTAGAAACCGTAACAACACCCGTTGTCTCGTTAATAGTAAAATCATCGAAGGCTCCCTTTTGTATCCTATAAACTAGCTCAGCATTGAGACCACTATCAGCATCTGTCGCTAACACCTCTTCGACGATAGTacctataatattatattataaattttattcttttaaaaatcattccaATATTATCACTTTTTGATATATTCCTACAAGTTTTTAGGCATTCTAATCtgtcttttaaattttattcaaaaaatgtggcgtatctttttttcttctaccttttcttttttttttttttttctttttttttttagagtcACTATAGACAAAAAGgatcgaatattatatatgtatctcatAGACGATAGCCAGGAACGATCCATAAAAATCGTTGTTACTCACCGACCGGTGAAATTTCTGGTATACTGGCAGTATACAAGTCGTGAGGAAATACCGGTGCATTATTATTCACGTCACGTACGGTGATATTGACCAGAGCAGTGTCAACGAATATCCCGTCGCTTGCTTGCACGGTGAGGGCTATCCAATCGTGCGTAGAATTCGTCATATCGACCGGACCCTTGTTTTTTATGGTTATTTCACCGGTGTCCTGATCGACGTCGAACAGATCCAATTCATTTCCAGCTATCAATGTATAAACGATCTTTGATGTTTTATCCTTGTCGCGTGCTTGGACCTTCAATTCCGGCTCAAATTTCTCAGCACCTTCATCAACTACGGCACGATATTTCTCTTGAAGGAAACGTGGTGGACTATCGTTTGCATCGGCCAAGCTAACACGCAAAGATACACTTGTTGTCTGTCCTTCACCATCATCATCGGTTGccttgaaatattaaaaaaaaaaaaaaaaaaaaaaaaatttcaataaaatatatcctcAGTGATATTGTACATTCGTCCGTATAACAAATTACACAATTcatcgaaatattaatttatttatattttattatttattttattaataaatattaattaaattaatgagttaaatattaggttggaaactatgaaacgggcgtttttgtttagttttttattttcattcaatgcccatttcatagtttccaacctaatatattgaaaagtaCGTATACCTTGTAAGTGAGAAAGTATTCAGTCTGTTCTTCATAATCCAAGCAAGGTGAAGTGCCAGGAGTTGGACAGGGAGCAACAGTGATACCACCAGTCTTTTTCTCAACAGAGAAATGTTCTGAGCCTTGTCCAAGTAATTGATAAACTATACCAGATGTACCAAATCTAttggatatattatatatcattgattataatcattttctctTACTGATCCAtacttattgtttttttctctttttttttttctttttctttttttttcatttcgactTACTTTCCACTGTCACGATCTTTTGCAGTGATCGTTATAACTGGTGATCCTGGAGTTGCAGTTTCTGATACCAAAGCTGTATACGTGGGACTACCGAAGGAAGGTGCATTGTCATTAGCATCTGTAATCGTTACGGTAACTGTCGCGGTAGATAAGAGTTTAGGATTCGTATGAACTTCCTCAGCAACGAcctaagtgaaaaaaaaaaaaatatatattttttttaaatataaaaatcatggGAATGCTAAAGAAATTGATTAgaattctcaaaaaaaaaaaaaaaaggacagaaaTCCTATATATTACCAGAATGATGAACTTTCTTTGATTAGGATTCTCATAGTCGAGAGAACCATTTGTTACTCGAATATTTACTGACGTACTTCCGGTTGCCATTGCAGGTTCCACCGTAAATGCACCCGTTATGTCTTCCAAACGTAAAGAAAATACGGAATTCAAACCCTACGGTAatacgaaaaggaagaaatagatatagagatTATTGCATTAGAATTgtttaaaatgttataatgAATGTTCGTAATGAATTTTTACTAACAACGTCCGGATCTTTAACAGTCATATCTAAGTGAGGTAACGGTGTACCATCCGGTACATTCTCAGGAATTTCGATATTGTATTCACGTCGATTGAACGTTGGTACTTCATCATTTACATCCTTGATCGTGACAGTAGCTTCAGCTGTTGATACTGTCAATTCATCATTACCTGGTATACCGTCTATTAATTCTCGAGCTCTCACTTTTAATGTTAACACACCCGTTGAATCTTTTAACGCTTCTCTATCTAATGGCTTTGCTGTTCTTAATTCGCCGGTATCGTCGTCGAGTAAAAAGTAATCAAATGGAtctatgaaaaagataaaagtatatgtaaacgtcgtaaataaaaaataaaaaagaagaaaaaatatttgttattgtatataattattatttcaagttACTCACTGGTGACCAATTCATAGAACATTTTCCTTGGCATTCCTCTGTCACCGTCTCTTGCTTTCACTGTCATCACTAATGTACCAATGAGATCGTCCTCTCGAACTACCCCAGTTAACGAATCGAGAAATTCCGGTGGGCTGTTCTGTATATCTGCGACTTTTATTTCAACGCCAGTTGTCCCATTGTTCAAACCATCctgtgataataaattaaaaggaaagaatgttCAATCGAATCAAAAGAAACATCTGGGATTATACGATTTAAGAACAATACTCTTGTAAGACGAGTCTTTTTATAGGACGAGAAATAACATTCGATTCACAATTTGTCATTATAAACAATTCGATCAATAGTTCATTCAATTATTGATTAGAATtagaattgaaattataattgataaataacgatgagtataatgaagataattctACGGAAAGATTCATGTTGTAGAAATTCGATGCATGTCAAGTGTGACTCGACACATGCTGcgtaaaatttctattaatagatcttttatttctcattgttaaataaatgaaataaaatttatatgattataatagaaattgaaaataatttcatgatagttatatttttcgatacgtcagaaaaaaagaaaatttcattttaaaaattattgaacaaaatcaattttattataacaatattgttggattatttaaacaaatagaGAATAAATTACGCTTGAAAACGGTATTTTTTTCAAgtctctacgatttttcgtttcgaAGATATCGCCTTTGAAAGATTTccattcataatttttatagtaCAGCtgttagtagtaataataggaGTAGTAGTAATGTCCAGCTGGGATGCGTAAATTCTCGGAATTTAAGTAGGTCAGTGTGTCGCCGGAcaattttgaatgaaattatgtaGGTCAGTGTGTCAacgtaaatcttttttatataaatggaaatatttctgGAACTAAAAGTCatagaaaattgaaatgaaaaccATTCTAAAGAGCAGAGTTTCctctattttttcaaattattgttaataattaattaacaatttcttataaacaatttattataaaggaACTTTTACGatctaaattaattttattttacaaaaaaaaaaaaaaaaacaaaaagaaaaagaaaaacattcaaATGGcgtttgatttataaaattacataaattaataaattgttaataaataaattatttatttaacgaaaaaaacaatttttcatttatatggCAAGAATATTTCCGGAATTAAAAGTCGTAAAGACTCGATTcaaaatatcgttttaaagagcaaaattttctctacattttcaaattattgttaataattaattaacaatttgttataaacaatttattataaacaaactTTTACGAtctaaattcattttattttacaaaaaaaaagaagaagaaaaacattcaAATGGcgtttgatttataaaattacataaattaataaattgttaataaacaaattatttatttaatgaagaaaacaatttttcatttatacggGAAGAATATTTCTGGAATTAAAAGTCACAgagaattgaaatgaaaaccATTTTAAAGAGCAGAGTTTCctctattttttcaaattattgttaataattaattaacaatttcttataaacaatttattataaaggaACTTTTATGAcctaaattaattttattttacaaaaaaaaaaaaacaaaaagaaaaagaaaaacattcaaATGGcgtttgatttataaaattacataaattaataaattgttaataaataaattatttatttaacgaaaaaaacaatttttcatttatatggCAAGAATATTTCCGGAATTAAAAGTCGTAAAGACTCGATTcaaaatatcgttttaaagAGCAAAATTTTCTCTACATTTTGCAGATTATtgctaataattaatttacaatttattataaacaattcgTTACAACCACTTCGATAGTTCCTCATTAATCcatttaatgattaaataattaattcaattattaataattaataataaaataaaatcaataaatgaatataatgaaatattgaagATTGAATGAAGTTCGTCGAATTTTAATTGGACGCTAggagatttttttctaactcGACACGATACGAGGGTTCAATtagttggaaaaaaaaatttaataacgtGAATACCTACGACCTATATATCGCTTTAACCATCGAAATATTTGTCGCACAAAATTTTTTGAGCTTTTAAAAAATGtcattaatttgttttaacTTTTTTCACAAAGAAACATTTCAGCATTTTA contains:
- the LOC124428831 gene encoding cadherin-87A, which translates into the protein MILTGDFSRMMRGQSEIFDVSQRFSRTRGAILIIFLLISSSVGNNVNEPPILEAGGYPTGLPLSESTKVGTSVFVLKGYDPEGSPVKYGIQLTDYFVVDSRTGAIKLAKPLNREENDTIRFRVTLEDEVPDGQQPNIVGVDAYVIVLDENDNPPHFLGVPYEAVAEEDLPVGSTVLPGIRVVDPDLLGDNIELTCVPQPQFLDACQKFGIVNVEKSQNTYVGALVLQQPLDYRERPFYQLLLRASDGLNNGTTGVEIKVADIQNSPPEFLDSLTGVVREDDLIGTLVMTVKARDGDRGMPRKMFYELVTNPFDYFLLDDDTGELRTAKPLDREALKDSTGVLTLKVRARELIDGIPGNDELTVSTAEATVTIKDVNDEVPTFNRREYNIEIPENVPDGTPLPHLDMTVKDPDVGLNSVFSLRLEDITGAFTVEPAMATGSTSVNIRVTNGSLDYENPNQRKFIILVVAEEVHTNPKLLSTATVTVTITDANDNAPSFGSPTYTALVSETATPGSPVITITAKDRDSGKFGTSGIVYQLLGQGSEHFSVEKKTGGITVAPCPTPGTSPCLDYEEQTEYFLTYKATDDDGEGQTTSVSLRVSLADANDSPPRFLQEKYRAVVDEGAEKFEPELKVQARDKDKTSKIVYTLIAGNELDLFDVDQDTGEITIKNKGPVDMTNSTHDWIALTVQASDGIFVDTALVNITVRDVNNNAPVFPHDLYTASIPEISPVGTIVEEVLATDADSGLNAELVYRIQKGAFDDFTINETTGVVTVSRKLDFDDKDTYHVEVIAFDKGTPSLTGTTTLMIKVENSNDKPPYFTPETQRAEVTEDTPIGTVFTTLKATDPDSGNSEALNFAISEPITAIDRNGQQVNDSKAFKDFFAVDRTTGQVSVVRPLDRDVAATVSVTIVVSDTTAPTLQQGRGTLIITIIDVNHVAPEFLKPWTRNNPRYLIEMQEEQPTGAVVGAFTATDVDSNIAGYAIEPPSPYFNIDNITGIVRTSQVIDYEETKQLEFTVVAYDSGVPQLSTTAKVIVTVINVNDQDPKFEKEGYNASIKENSPPGSHVIVVKATDGDEGSFGEIMYSLIGDHAADFNIGHETGEITVGSAAVLDREITPEIIITVMANDNAHVNSRRSTSVPVVVKLIDVNDNRPIFSQHSYRASVAENLSVNPPAPILQVRAVDHDEGINGEVWYTIIHGNENDSFSLNRETGILYPAAALLGRAGSYRIEVEARDGAGNGPHFDRCYVDIRVTPVNTHKPQFVMPELTNATVEVPENAGVPNYLILTVKAIDRDPGENGRISYHLKVGNKNVQETEEFSIDQETGELRSKIILDREIKSKFELVLVAIDHGTPTAYEALRLLTVQLVDTNDNVPQFYDEYNFQISENRPKDYFVGKVTAQDEDEGRHAKVYYYIEAGNEGYAFYMDKSDGSIYANKSFDRETRDKYVLSILASNNPDLYINPTEAGRPLSLSSDHGHVNVTISILDENDNPPIFERNDYYAGINSMANVNDFVTKVVASDLDVGDNGTLHYYIAGANLYKYGSDKPSGSIIPSPFNVTQDGKLITSGYMAEYNQDRFIVEVIAKETAIPERYAMTRVHVWVFEPSQLIRVILSRPPEEVNRQRDEIVSELSNATQSRVVVDDIRYHVDASGHIRREWCDMYLHVVELKSQTIAPVPHVLKVIDAKYDFLKDYYAGFAIENVVPAYAGVQEEPFDPALAALIALLVVLIVGAVTVTVVCCCLRHWVITVPNDIRKKDGLIKKQIIDELNTTENPLWIEQKLKLYEEQELTMQVFSEPEGGLGLERRGSSVSLGMGDTSQDNTYATIQHPLPANRHRSTTPDYTTLPGNHNLYESAMGFQGSTFQPSPNVMPQLTLDRDGQPQFVSGLV